The proteins below come from a single Malus sylvestris chromosome 3, drMalSylv7.2, whole genome shotgun sequence genomic window:
- the LOC126614387 gene encoding zinc finger protein CONSTANS-LIKE 7-like isoform X1, with the protein MRYHSFLRSLKKEEQQVPDSTHNSGEEFSDTNTTKLDDAYTNGDNDHEVDIMDDWEQILGIKEEEDGKLPSDNMYSGHELNWDFMDWDEFPNIEEEGEEIDQKVYHGTDKCFFEEESYYKKNIVKCESIGFWDDDDEKKVQLNLNLNYQEVMDAWSDRGTLWADDCSLSSMASNGNYIGEVPVMEEEKARREARVLRYKEKRQSRLFSKKIRYQVRKLNADKRPRLKGRFVKRV; encoded by the exons ATGAGGTACCATTCTTTCTTAAGAAGCCTAAAGAAGGAAGAGCAACAAGTTCCGGACAGTACCCATAATTCTGGTGAAGAATTCTCTGACACTAATACTACAAAATTAGATGATGCTTACACCAATGGAGACAATGATCATGAGGTTGATATCATGGATGATTGGGAACAAATTTTGGGAatcaaagaggaagaagatggaaaATTACCGAGCGATAACATGTACAGCGGTCACGAGCTCAATTGGGATTTTATGGATTGGGACGAGTTTCCCAATATAGAAGAAGAAGGGGAGGAGATAGATCAAAAAGTTTATCATGGCACTGATAAGTGCTTCTTTGAAGAGGAGAGCtactacaaaaaaaatattgtaaagTGTGAGAGTATAGGGTTttgggatgatgatgatgagaaGAAGGTGCAgctgaatttgaatttgaattatcAAGAGGTTATGGATGCTTGGTCTGATCGCGGTACTCTTTGGGCAGATGATTGTTCACTTTCTTCCATGGCTAGCAATGGCAATTAT ATAGGGGAGGTGCCAGTAATGGAAGAAGAGAAGGCAAGAAGAGAGGCAAGAGTTCTAAGGTACAAGGAGAAACGCCAGTCTAGACTCTTTTCCAAAAAGATAAGGTACCAAGTCCGTAAGCTTAATGCAGATAAAAGACCTAGACTCAAG GGTCGATTTGTGAAGAGGGTTTGA
- the LOC126614388 gene encoding LOB domain-containing protein 12-like: protein MGPGSSPCASCRLLRRRCAKDCIFAPYFPSDDPYKFAIVHKVFGASNVSKMLQELPIHQRGDAVSSLVYEANARVRDPVYGCVGAISFLQNQVSELQMQLAVAQAETLCFQMQQDPVALPTQIDQHHHQHQDHDQKSLLLSNSDFNSIPHQYFSSFASPSNVIQDPLKRESLWT from the exons ATGGGACCGGGCTCTTCGCCGTGTGCTTCTTGCAGGTTGTTGAGGCGCCGGTGTGCCAAGGACTGCATCTTTGCCCCATACTTCCCTTCTGATGACCCTTATAAGTTTGCCATTGTTCACAAGGTCTTTGGTGCTAGCAATGTCAGCAAAATGTTGCag GAGCTTCCCATTCATCAAAGAGGAGATGCTGTGAGCAGTTTGGTTTATGAAGCAAATGCAAGAGTGAGAGACCCGGTTTACGGGTGTGTTGGGGCAATTTCTTTCCTGCAGAATCAAGTTTCTGAGCTGCAAATGCAGCTTGCAGTGGCTCAGGCAGAGACACTTTGCTTCCAGATGCAACAGGATCCTGTAGCCTTACCAACCCAGATTGATCAACACCATCATCAACATCAAGATCATGACCAGAAGTCCCTTCTTTTATCCAACAGTGACTTCAATAGCATTCCACATCAATACTTCAGCAGCTTCGCTTCTCCTAGCAATGTTATCCAAGACCCTCTTAAAAGAGAGTCTCTTTGGACTTGA
- the LOC126614387 gene encoding zinc finger protein CONSTANS-LIKE 7-like isoform X2 has protein sequence MRYHSFLRSLKKEEQQVPDSTHNSGEEFSDTNTTKLDDAYTNGDNDHEVDIMDDWEQILGIKEEEDGKLPSDNMYSGHELNWDFMDWDEFPNIEEEGEEIDQKVYHGTDKCFFEEESYYKKNIVKCESIGFWDDDDEKKVQLNLNLNYQEVMDAWSDRGTLWADDCSLSSMASNGNYIGEVPVMEEEKARREARVLRYKEKRQSRLFSKKIRVDL, from the exons ATGAGGTACCATTCTTTCTTAAGAAGCCTAAAGAAGGAAGAGCAACAAGTTCCGGACAGTACCCATAATTCTGGTGAAGAATTCTCTGACACTAATACTACAAAATTAGATGATGCTTACACCAATGGAGACAATGATCATGAGGTTGATATCATGGATGATTGGGAACAAATTTTGGGAatcaaagaggaagaagatggaaaATTACCGAGCGATAACATGTACAGCGGTCACGAGCTCAATTGGGATTTTATGGATTGGGACGAGTTTCCCAATATAGAAGAAGAAGGGGAGGAGATAGATCAAAAAGTTTATCATGGCACTGATAAGTGCTTCTTTGAAGAGGAGAGCtactacaaaaaaaatattgtaaagTGTGAGAGTATAGGGTTttgggatgatgatgatgagaaGAAGGTGCAgctgaatttgaatttgaattatcAAGAGGTTATGGATGCTTGGTCTGATCGCGGTACTCTTTGGGCAGATGATTGTTCACTTTCTTCCATGGCTAGCAATGGCAATTAT ATAGGGGAGGTGCCAGTAATGGAAGAAGAGAAGGCAAGAAGAGAGGCAAGAGTTCTAAGGTACAAGGAGAAACGCCAGTCTAGACTCTTTTCCAAAAAGATAAG GGTCGATTTGTGA